A single genomic interval of Microbispora sp. ZYX-F-249 harbors:
- a CDS encoding single-stranded DNA-binding protein, with translation MLDIHISLTGRIAYDPRFFASDHEAPAMWSAVLEVNGPPTPRRGGSTYVPTRQVEVVVYGVAAIRAHESYRKGHLVMARGCDLIPRTYETKNREGKPVVRAAVKVIVTDLGLATRYSPVREESAAWPVAAAPRRLAQGDSAAVDGPAAPLAA, from the coding sequence GTGCTCGACATCCACATCAGCTTGACCGGTAGGATCGCGTACGATCCGCGCTTTTTCGCCTCCGATCACGAGGCGCCGGCCATGTGGTCGGCGGTGCTGGAGGTCAACGGGCCGCCGACCCCGCGCCGGGGCGGCTCGACCTACGTGCCCACGCGTCAGGTGGAGGTCGTCGTCTACGGGGTCGCCGCGATCCGCGCGCATGAGTCCTACCGCAAGGGCCACCTGGTCATGGCCCGGGGTTGTGACCTGATTCCCCGCACTTACGAGACCAAGAACCGCGAGGGCAAGCCGGTCGTGCGGGCGGCGGTCAAGGTGATCGTCACCGATCTGGGGCTGGCCACCCGCTACAGCCCGGTGCGGGAGGAGTCCGCCGCATGGCCGGTCGCCGCCGCGCCCCGGCGTCTGGCCCAGGGCGACTCCGCGGCCGTGGACGGGCCGGCCGCCCCGCTGGCCGCCTGA